The following coding sequences lie in one Oncorhynchus gorbuscha isolate QuinsamMale2020 ecotype Even-year linkage group LG10, OgorEven_v1.0, whole genome shotgun sequence genomic window:
- the LOC124045537 gene encoding deoxyribonuclease gamma-like, with amino-acid sequence MTCHSPLLLLLLGIFGLCSSFKICAFNVQNFDDAKSANFRVMHTLTRIVSRCDICLLQEVKDTQGNATKALVEALNRYDAYHYKYVASGVLGRTPQDQEQYVYLYRNETVELTAQYQYVDRKEGNAAVFSRDPFVVRFQAKETVIGDFSLIPLHTMASDAIKEIDKLYDVFEEIKMKWNTENVMFLGAFNAGCGHMTRQDKANIRLFSIPGFFWLIRDQVDTTVGDTTSCAYDRIVVHGERFLKTIKPYSAQVFNIANEYKLSKERVLEVSDHFPIEVELKTKSSGQRQAPVQPLLLIALSVITSALHILPSTSMV; translated from the exons ATGACttgccactctcctctcctcctccttctccttggtATTTTTGGGCTATGTTCAAGCTTCAAGATCTGTGCCTTCAATGTCCAGAACTTCGACGATGCCAAATCAGCCAACTTCAGGGTGATGCACACTCTGACCAGG ATTGTGTCTCGCTGTGACATCTGTCTCCTTCAGGAGGTTAAAGACACACAGGGCAATGCCACTAAAGCTTTGGTGGAAGCACTCAACAG ATATGATGCCTATCACTATAAATATGTTGCCAGTGGCGTTCTGGGGCGAACACCTCAGGACCAGGAGCAATACGTCTATCTGTACAG GAATGAAACCGTAGAGTTGACGGCTCAGTACCAGTATGTTGACAGAAAGGAGGGGAACGCGGCTGTTTTCTCCAGAGACCCTTTTGTTGTTAGATTTCAAGCCAAGGAAACAG TGATTGGAGACTTTTCTCTGATCCCTCTGCACACTATGGCCTCTGACGCAATCAAGGAGATTGACAAGCTCTACGATGTTTTTGAGGAAATCAAAATGAAGTGGAATACTGAG AACGTGATGTTCCTTGGAGCCTTCAATGCTGGTTGTGGGCACATGACCCGGCAGGACAAGGCGAACATCCGACTTTTCTCAATACCTGGATTTTTCTGGTTGATCAGGGACCAGGTGGACACCACTGTTGGGGATACTACCAGCTGTGCCTATGACAG GATTGTGGTACACGGAGAGCGTTTCCTGAAGACCATCAAACCTTATTCAGCCCAGGTCTTCAACATTGCCAATGAGTATAAACTCTCAAAGGAAAGG GTTCTGGAAGTGAGTGACCACTTCCCTATTGAGGTGGAGCTGAAGACTAAATCGTCAGGGCAGCGTCAAGCTCCGGTTCAGCCTCTCCTGCTAATTGCTCTCTCTGTCATCACCTCCGCCCTGCACATCTTACCTTCAACCAGTATGGTGTGA
- the LOC124045538 gene encoding minor histocompatibility antigen H13-like, producing the protein MADVNQGSVLPRETSPPALDGLNATDSNGTDAVNATVAKFVATPEGTALAYGSLVFMALLPIFFGALRSVSCGKSKNSSDMPETITGRDAARFPIIASCTLFGLYLFFKIFSQEYINLLLSMYFFVLGILALSHTMSPFMNRIFPANIPIKQYQLLFTQGSGETKEEMVNYEFDTKDMICLVISTVVGVWYILKKHWIANNLFGLAFALNGVELLHLNNISTGCILLGGLFVYDVFWVFGTNVMVTVAKSFEAPIKLVFPQDLLEKGLGASQFAMLGLGDIVIPGIFIALLLRFDVSLKKNTRTYFHTSFLAYIFGLGLTIWVMHTFKHAQPALLYLVPACIGFPLVVALLKGELTEMFRYEEVSAEDVAAKEGTTQVEKKDQ; encoded by the exons ATGGCCGATGTTAATCAAGGATCGGTCTTACCTAGAGAAACTTCACCTCCAGCTCTGGACGGACTGAATGCAACCGACTCCAATGGTACCGACGCTGTCAACGCGACAGTGGCCAAGTTTGTGGCGACACCGGAGGGAACAGCACTGGCATATGGCAGCCTTGTGTTCATGGCTCTGTTGCCCATCTTCTTCGGTGCGCTGCGGTCCGTCAGCTGCGGCAAAAGCAAG AACTCCTCAGACATGCCAGAGACCATCACAGGCAGAGATGCTGCACGGTTCCCCATCATTGCCAGCTGCACCCTTTTCGGCCTCTATCTCTTCTTCAAA ATTTTCTCTCAAGAGTACATTAACCTGCTGCTATCAATGTATTTCTTTGTCCTGGGGATTTTGGCACTGTCTCACACAATGAG TCCTTTCATGAACAGGATCTTCCCTGCCAACATCCCCATCAAGCAGTACCAGCTGCTCTTCACTCAGGGCTCGGGAGAGACCAAAGAAG AGATGGTCAACTATGAGTTTGACACCAAGGACATGATCTGCCTGGTCATCAGCACTGTGGTTGGGGTCTGGTACATCCTCAAGAAG CACTGGATTGCCAACAACCTCTTTGGCCTGGCGTTCGCACTGAATGGGGTGGAGCTTCTGCACCTGAACAACATCAGTACTGGCTGTATCCTGCTGGGGGGGCTGTTTGTGTATGATGTCTTCTGG GTATTTGGCACCAATGTCATGGTTACTGTGGCCAAGTCATTCGAGGCACCCATTAAGT TGGTGTTTCCCCAGGACCTGCTAGAGAAGGGTCTGGGTGCCAGTCAATTTGCAATGCTGGGGCTGGGAGATATTGTCATTCCAG GTATCTTCATTGCTTTACTTCTCCGCTTTGATGTCAG TCTAAAGAAGAACACCAGGACCTACTTCCACACCAGCTTCCTGGCCTACATCTTTGGCCTGGGCCTGACCATCTGGGTCATGCACACCTTTAAACACGCCCAG CCTGCCTTGCTGTACCTGGTCCCAGCCTGTATTGGATTCCCATTGGTTGTAGCTCTGTTGAAAGGAGAACTGACTGAGATGTTCAG